Proteins encoded by one window of Acinonyx jubatus isolate Ajub_Pintada_27869175 chromosome X, VMU_Ajub_asm_v1.0, whole genome shotgun sequence:
- the SRPK3 gene encoding SRSF protein kinase 3 isoform X3, whose amino-acid sequence MHGPPPGPTGAAARGAGAAGRAAGMSASAGGGGGDSGGGSSSSSQASCGPESSGSELAPATPAPRMLQGLLGSDDEEQEDPKEYCKGGYYPVKIGDLFNGRYHVVRKLGWGHFSTVWLCWDIQRKRFVALKVVKSAGHYTETAVDEIKLLKCVRDSDPSDPKRETIVQLIDDFRISGVNGVHVCMVLEVLGHQLLKWIIKSNYQGLPVPCVKSIVRQVLHGLDYLHTKCKIIHTDIKPENILLCVGDAYIRRLATEATEWQQSGAPPPSRSTVSTAPQEVLPGKLSKNKRKKMRRKRKLQKRLLEERLRDLQRLEAMEAAAQAEDAGSRLEGGSGSTSSSGCHPGGGAGAGPSPASSSPATGGERSLSPGSQTSGFSGSLFSPASCSILSGSSNQRETGGLLSPSTPFGASNLLVNPLEPQNADKIKIKIADLGNACWVHKHFTEDIQTRQYRAVEVLIGAEYGPPADIWSTACMTTSPTSWSFWETSPQPSPSRAAIPGSSSTGEESCGTSTTSSTGACTRCSWRNTSGPWSRPRSSAPSCCP is encoded by the exons ATGCACGGGCCGCCGCCGGGCCCCACAGGAGCAGCCGCCCGGGGCGCGGGAGCTGCGGGCCGCGCGGCCGGGATGAGCGCCAGCGCCGGTGGCGGCGGCGGGgacagcggcggcggcagcagcagcag CTCGCAGGCCTCCTGCGGGCCCGAGTCTTCGGGCTCCGAACTCGCCCCCGCCACACCGGCACCGCGGATGCTGCAGGGGCTGCTGGGCTCCGATGACGAGGAGCAGGAGGACCCCAAGGAGTACTGCAAGG GCGGCTACTACCCTGTGAAGATCGGCGACCTGTTCAATGGGCGGTACCACGTGGTGCGCAAGCTGGGCTGGGGCCACTTCTCCACCGTCTGGCTCTGCTGGGATATCCA GCGCAAGCGCTTCGTGGCCCTGAAAGTGGTGAAGAGCGCGGGGCATTACACGGAGACCGCCGTGGATGAGATCAAGCTCCTGAAATGT GTCCGGGACAGTGACCCCAGTGACCCCAAAAGAGAGACCATTGTCCAGCTCATCGATGACTTCAGGATCTCAGGGGTTAACGGAGTCC ATGTGTGCATGGTGCTGGAAGTCCTGGGCCACCAGCTCCTCAAGTGGATCATCAAGTCCAACTACCAAGGCCTGCCCGTGCCCTGCGTCAAGAGCATCGTGAGGCAG GTGCTGCACGGCCTGGACTACCTCCACACCAAGTGCAAGATCATCCACACAGACATCAAGCCCGAGAACATCCTGCTGTGTGTGGGCGATGCCTACATCAGGCGCCTGGCCACGGAGGCCACAGAGTGGCAGCAGTCAGGGGCCCCGCCCCCATCCCGCTCCACAG TCAGCACTGCCCCCCAGGAGGTCTTG CCCGGGAAGCTGTCGAAGAACAAGAGGAAGAAGATGCGGCGCAAGCGGAAACTGCAGAAGCGGCTGCTGGAGGAGCGCCTGCGGGACCTGCAGAGGCTGGAAGCCATGGAGGCGGCGGCCCAGGCCGAGG acgCTGGCTCGAGGCTCGAGGGGGGCAGCGGCTCCACCTCCTCTTCCGGCTGCCaccctgggggcggggccggggccggcccctcccccgcctcctcctcccccgccaCCGGGGGCGAGCGCAGCCTCAGCCCGGGCTCCCAGACGTCAGGCTTCTcgggctcccttttctctcccgCCTCGTGCTCCATCCTCTCAGGCTCCTCCAACCAGCGGGAGACCGGGGGCCTCCTGTCGCCCAGCA CACCGTTTGGTGCCTCGAACCTCCTGGTGAACCCCCTAGAGCCCCAAAACGCAGACAAGATCAAGATCAAGATCGCAGACCTGGGCAACGCCTGCTGGGTG CACAAGCACTTCACGGAGGACATCCAGACACGCCAGTACCGGGCCGTGGAAGTGCTGATCGGAGCCGAGTACGGCCCCCCCGCCGATATCTGGAGCACGGCGTGCATG ACCACATCGCCCACATCGTGGAGCTTCTGGGAGACATCCCCCCAGCCTTCGCCCTCTCGGGCCGCTATTCCCGGGAGTTCTTCAACCGGAGAG GAGAGCTGCGGCACATCCACAACCTCAAGCACTGGGGCCTGTACGAGGTGCTCATGGAGAAATACGAGTGGCCCCTGGAGCAGGCCACGCAGTTCAGCGCCTTCCTGCTGCCCATGA
- the SRPK3 gene encoding SRSF protein kinase 3 isoform X2, whose amino-acid sequence MHGPPPGPTGAAARGAGAAGRAAGMSASAGGGGGDSGGGSSSSSQASCGPESSGSELAPATPAPRMLQGLLGSDDEEQEDPKEYCKGGYYPVKIGDLFNGRYHVVRKLGWGHFSTVWLCWDIQRKRFVALKVVKSAGHYTETAVDEIKLLKCVRDSDPSDPKRETIVQLIDDFRISGVNGVHVCMVLEVLGHQLLKWIIKSNYQGLPVPCVKSIVRQVLHGLDYLHTKCKIIHTDIKPENILLCVGDAYIRRLATEATEWQQSGAPPPSRSTVSTAPQEVLPGKLSKNKRKKMRRKRKLQKRLLEERLRDLQRLEAMEAAAQAEDAGSRLEGGSGSTSSSGCHPGGGAGAGPSPASSSPATGGERSLSPGSQTSGFSGSLFSPASCSILSGSSNQRETGGLLSPSTPFGASNLLVNPLEPQNADKIKIKIADLGNACWVHKHFTEDIQTRQYRAVEVLIGAEYGPPADIWSTACMAFELATGDYLFEPHSGEDYSRDEDHIAHIVELLGDIPPAFALSGRYSREFFNRRGELRHIHNLKHWGLYEVLMEKYEWPLEQATQFSAFLLPMMEYIPEKRASAADCLRHPWLNP is encoded by the exons ATGCACGGGCCGCCGCCGGGCCCCACAGGAGCAGCCGCCCGGGGCGCGGGAGCTGCGGGCCGCGCGGCCGGGATGAGCGCCAGCGCCGGTGGCGGCGGCGGGgacagcggcggcggcagcagcagcag CTCGCAGGCCTCCTGCGGGCCCGAGTCTTCGGGCTCCGAACTCGCCCCCGCCACACCGGCACCGCGGATGCTGCAGGGGCTGCTGGGCTCCGATGACGAGGAGCAGGAGGACCCCAAGGAGTACTGCAAGG GCGGCTACTACCCTGTGAAGATCGGCGACCTGTTCAATGGGCGGTACCACGTGGTGCGCAAGCTGGGCTGGGGCCACTTCTCCACCGTCTGGCTCTGCTGGGATATCCA GCGCAAGCGCTTCGTGGCCCTGAAAGTGGTGAAGAGCGCGGGGCATTACACGGAGACCGCCGTGGATGAGATCAAGCTCCTGAAATGT GTCCGGGACAGTGACCCCAGTGACCCCAAAAGAGAGACCATTGTCCAGCTCATCGATGACTTCAGGATCTCAGGGGTTAACGGAGTCC ATGTGTGCATGGTGCTGGAAGTCCTGGGCCACCAGCTCCTCAAGTGGATCATCAAGTCCAACTACCAAGGCCTGCCCGTGCCCTGCGTCAAGAGCATCGTGAGGCAG GTGCTGCACGGCCTGGACTACCTCCACACCAAGTGCAAGATCATCCACACAGACATCAAGCCCGAGAACATCCTGCTGTGTGTGGGCGATGCCTACATCAGGCGCCTGGCCACGGAGGCCACAGAGTGGCAGCAGTCAGGGGCCCCGCCCCCATCCCGCTCCACAG TCAGCACTGCCCCCCAGGAGGTCTTG CCCGGGAAGCTGTCGAAGAACAAGAGGAAGAAGATGCGGCGCAAGCGGAAACTGCAGAAGCGGCTGCTGGAGGAGCGCCTGCGGGACCTGCAGAGGCTGGAAGCCATGGAGGCGGCGGCCCAGGCCGAGG acgCTGGCTCGAGGCTCGAGGGGGGCAGCGGCTCCACCTCCTCTTCCGGCTGCCaccctgggggcggggccggggccggcccctcccccgcctcctcctcccccgccaCCGGGGGCGAGCGCAGCCTCAGCCCGGGCTCCCAGACGTCAGGCTTCTcgggctcccttttctctcccgCCTCGTGCTCCATCCTCTCAGGCTCCTCCAACCAGCGGGAGACCGGGGGCCTCCTGTCGCCCAGCA CACCGTTTGGTGCCTCGAACCTCCTGGTGAACCCCCTAGAGCCCCAAAACGCAGACAAGATCAAGATCAAGATCGCAGACCTGGGCAACGCCTGCTGGGTG CACAAGCACTTCACGGAGGACATCCAGACACGCCAGTACCGGGCCGTGGAAGTGCTGATCGGAGCCGAGTACGGCCCCCCCGCCGATATCTGGAGCACGGCGTGCATG GCCTTCGAGCTGGCCACCGGAGACTACCTATTCGAGCCTCACTCTGGAGAAGACTACAGTCGTGACGAGG ACCACATCGCCCACATCGTGGAGCTTCTGGGAGACATCCCCCCAGCCTTCGCCCTCTCGGGCCGCTATTCCCGGGAGTTCTTCAACCGGAGAG GAGAGCTGCGGCACATCCACAACCTCAAGCACTGGGGCCTGTACGAGGTGCTCATGGAGAAATACGAGTGGCCCCTGGAGCAGGCCACGCAGTTCAGCGCCTTCCTGCTGCCCATGATGGAGTACATCCCCGAGAAGCGGGCCAGCGCAGCCGACTGCCTCCGGCACCCTTGGCTCAACCCTTAA
- the SRPK3 gene encoding SRSF protein kinase 3 isoform X1 — protein sequence MHGPPPGPTGAAARGAGAAGRAAGMSASAGGGGGDSGGGSSSSSQASCGPESSGSELAPATPAPRMLQGLLGSDDEEQEDPKEYCKGGYYPVKIGDLFNGRYHVVRKLGWGHFSTVWLCWDIQRKRFVALKVVKSAGHYTETAVDEIKLLKCVRDSDPSDPKRETIVQLIDDFRISGVNGVHVCMVLEVLGHQLLKWIIKSNYQGLPVPCVKSIVRQVLHGLDYLHTKCKIIHTDIKPENILLCVGDAYIRRLATEATEWQQSGAPPPSRSTVSTAPQEVLPGKLSKNKRKKMRRKRKLQKRLLEERLRDLQRLEAMEAAAQAEDAGSRLEGGSGSTSSSGCHPGGGAGAGPSPASSSPATGGERSLSPGSQTSGFSGSLFSPASCSILSGSSNQRETGGLLSPSTPFGASNLLVNPLEPQNADKIKIKIADLGNACWVHKHFTEDIQTRQYRAVEVLIGAEYGPPADIWSTACMAFELATGDYLFEPHSGEDYSRDEGRGRPALGSAWGPPGRPATAQPPLCPQTTSPTSWSFWETSPQPSPSRAAIPGSSSTGEESCGTSTTSSTGACTRCSWRNTSGPWSRPRSSAPSCCP from the exons ATGCACGGGCCGCCGCCGGGCCCCACAGGAGCAGCCGCCCGGGGCGCGGGAGCTGCGGGCCGCGCGGCCGGGATGAGCGCCAGCGCCGGTGGCGGCGGCGGGgacagcggcggcggcagcagcagcag CTCGCAGGCCTCCTGCGGGCCCGAGTCTTCGGGCTCCGAACTCGCCCCCGCCACACCGGCACCGCGGATGCTGCAGGGGCTGCTGGGCTCCGATGACGAGGAGCAGGAGGACCCCAAGGAGTACTGCAAGG GCGGCTACTACCCTGTGAAGATCGGCGACCTGTTCAATGGGCGGTACCACGTGGTGCGCAAGCTGGGCTGGGGCCACTTCTCCACCGTCTGGCTCTGCTGGGATATCCA GCGCAAGCGCTTCGTGGCCCTGAAAGTGGTGAAGAGCGCGGGGCATTACACGGAGACCGCCGTGGATGAGATCAAGCTCCTGAAATGT GTCCGGGACAGTGACCCCAGTGACCCCAAAAGAGAGACCATTGTCCAGCTCATCGATGACTTCAGGATCTCAGGGGTTAACGGAGTCC ATGTGTGCATGGTGCTGGAAGTCCTGGGCCACCAGCTCCTCAAGTGGATCATCAAGTCCAACTACCAAGGCCTGCCCGTGCCCTGCGTCAAGAGCATCGTGAGGCAG GTGCTGCACGGCCTGGACTACCTCCACACCAAGTGCAAGATCATCCACACAGACATCAAGCCCGAGAACATCCTGCTGTGTGTGGGCGATGCCTACATCAGGCGCCTGGCCACGGAGGCCACAGAGTGGCAGCAGTCAGGGGCCCCGCCCCCATCCCGCTCCACAG TCAGCACTGCCCCCCAGGAGGTCTTG CCCGGGAAGCTGTCGAAGAACAAGAGGAAGAAGATGCGGCGCAAGCGGAAACTGCAGAAGCGGCTGCTGGAGGAGCGCCTGCGGGACCTGCAGAGGCTGGAAGCCATGGAGGCGGCGGCCCAGGCCGAGG acgCTGGCTCGAGGCTCGAGGGGGGCAGCGGCTCCACCTCCTCTTCCGGCTGCCaccctgggggcggggccggggccggcccctcccccgcctcctcctcccccgccaCCGGGGGCGAGCGCAGCCTCAGCCCGGGCTCCCAGACGTCAGGCTTCTcgggctcccttttctctcccgCCTCGTGCTCCATCCTCTCAGGCTCCTCCAACCAGCGGGAGACCGGGGGCCTCCTGTCGCCCAGCA CACCGTTTGGTGCCTCGAACCTCCTGGTGAACCCCCTAGAGCCCCAAAACGCAGACAAGATCAAGATCAAGATCGCAGACCTGGGCAACGCCTGCTGGGTG CACAAGCACTTCACGGAGGACATCCAGACACGCCAGTACCGGGCCGTGGAAGTGCTGATCGGAGCCGAGTACGGCCCCCCCGCCGATATCTGGAGCACGGCGTGCATG GCCTTCGAGCTGGCCACCGGAGACTACCTATTCGAGCCTCACTCTGGAGAAGACTACAGTCGTGACGAGGGTAGGGGGAGGCCGGCCCTGGGCTCAGCCTGGGGGCCTCCCGGCCGCCCAGCCACCGCCCAGCCTCCTCTCTGTCCACAGACCACATCGCCCACATCGTGGAGCTTCTGGGAGACATCCCCCCAGCCTTCGCCCTCTCGGGCCGCTATTCCCGGGAGTTCTTCAACCGGAGAG GAGAGCTGCGGCACATCCACAACCTCAAGCACTGGGGCCTGTACGAGGTGCTCATGGAGAAATACGAGTGGCCCCTGGAGCAGGCCACGCAGTTCAGCGCCTTCCTGCTGCCCATGA